One Leishmania braziliensis MHOM/BR/75/M2904 complete genome, chromosome 3 DNA segment encodes these proteins:
- a CDS encoding putative glycerol-3-phosphate acyltransferase, with the protein MAVPADRSVKFSLEEESLAHAVENEASPSVAMMPAATAASPSMPEEFTDSTETHPTTSLPAAASVSPTVEETPAAACSSTSTAAAAVSRVAPKSALKSKDRIGASLRRSKFVFCEECHQSIPIEEWPDHRDRLRKVNLVEQVSRFHHTLVRLMGEFLMWVLRSVYFREVTVVGRENIPRAGAVVFYGNHQNQFIDALMMHSHCGRPVRFLMAEKSFHQPVIGTLGRMFNSVPVVRPQDVPLVAGDGKLVRTEGKLIIGSGTHFSKLSKGDVLIWGVPGNAKCRAQVSRITSDEEVEVTVPIPAEHEVHAPTSFKYSARIDHSEMYAQVYDTLQKNHCIGIFPEGGSHDHTSLLPLKAGVALFSLGAVERHISVKIVPVGLTYLYGHKFRSRAYIEFGEAFSPPDDLVKLFDTDKRKATGLFLEQLNAALHAVTINVPDYRTLSFLHSFRQLYQPPNCTLSGHDYLRLIRRLGNVIEEQRESAEFAEFREKVENYLDFCKALMIRDSQVATLKQLLHADSEALQIALLLRRVFALYLMAVILVPFFVVGLPIGGIIKYFALKQTKRALSESSVKIVGADVTGSFKVMFAFAVVPAAFLLVSFIVFLYSDTRTALVILFSLPMAMYVSLLILQEAIMELRATLPLLMSLASQHMQFKKLYERREDLAKQARLIVHKYDPQLEEEMKVYVGADDCNDDLSREPSLFSLRYNVRRRQATNS; encoded by the coding sequence ATGGCAGTTCCAGCTGACCGCTCCGTCAAGTTCTCCCTCGAGGAGGAGTCGCTTGCGCATGCAGTCGAGAATGAGGCCTCCCCGTCGGTTGCGATGATgccagccgccaccgcggcttCCCCGTCTATGCCAGAAGAGTTCACCGACTCGACTGAGACACACCCCACCACGTCACTGCCCGCGGCCGCAAGCGTGTCTCCTACTGTGGAGGAGACCCCAGCCGCTGCCTGTTCCAGCACTTccacggctgccgctgcggtgtcgCGGGTGGCGCCCAAGTCTGCACTCAAGTCAAAGGATCGGATCGGAGCTTCCCTTCGTCGAAGCAAATTCGTGTTCTGTGAGGAGTGTCACCAGAGCATCCCTATTGAGGAATGGCCCGATCACCGTGATCGTCTGCGGAAGGTGAACCTTGTGGAACAGGTGAGCAGGTTCCACCACACGCTCGTGCGCCTCATGGGTGAATTCCTCATgtgggtgctgcgcagcgtgtACTTCCGCGAGGTGACGGTTGTGGGGCGCGAGAACATTCCTCGCGCCGGTGCCGTCGTCTTCTACGGCAACCACCAAAACCAGTTCATCGACGCGCTCATGATGCACTCGCACTGTGGCCGACCTGTGCGCTTCCTCATGGCAGAAAAGTCCTTCCACCAACCCGTCATTGGCACATTAGGACGCATGTTCAACTCCGTCCCGGTTGTGCGGCCGCAGGATGTGCCGTTGGTCGCCGGTGATGGCAAGCTGGTGAGGACGGAGGGCAAGCTCATCATCGGCTCTGGCACACATTTTTCGAAGCTCTCCAAGGGCGACGTTCTTATCTGGGGAGTCCCCGGAAACGCCAAGTGCCGTGCGCAGGTGAGCCGCATCACCTccgacgaggaggtggaggtgacaGTGCCGATACCAGCGGAGCACGAGGTGCACGCCCCCACCAGCTTCAAGTACTCGGCACGTATCGACCACTCTGAGATGTACGCCCAGGTGTACGACACACTACAGAAAAATCACTGCATTGGCATCTTCCCCGAGGGTGGCTCGCATGACCACACATCGCTCCTCCCGCTGAAAGCCGGCGTGGCCCTCTTCAGCCTCGGCGCGGTAGAACGGCACATTAGCGTGAAGATTGTGCCAGTGGGTCTTACGTACCTCTACGGACACAAGTTTCGCAGCCGAGCCTACATCGAGTTTGGCGAGGCCTTCTCGCCTCCGGACGACCTGGTGAAGCTTTTCGACACTGACAAGCGCAAGGCGACGGGGCTATTTCTCGAACAGTtgaacgcggcgctgcatgCCGTGACGATCAACGTGCCAGACTACAGAACGCTGAGCTTCTTGCACTCCTTCCGGCAGCTCTATCAGCCGCCGAACTGCACACTCTCCGGGCACGACTACCTGCGACTCATCCGCCGGCTAGGCAACGTcatcgaggagcagcgcgagAGCGCCGAATTTGCGGAGTTCCGTGAGAAGGTAGAGAACTATTTGGACTTCTGCAAGGCGCTGATGATCCGTGACAGCCAGGTAGCAACGCTGAAGCAGCTTCTTCACGCCgacagcgaggcgctgcagattgcgctgctgctgcgtcgcgtGTTTGCTCTGTACTTGATGGCAGTCATCCTCGTGCCCTTTTTCGTCGTAGGCCTGCCTATCGGTGGCATTATCAAATACTTCGCCCTCAAGCAAACGAAACGCGCGCTGTCGGAGAGCTCTGTCAAGATCGTCGGTGCCGATGTCACCGGGTCCTTCAAGGTCATGTTTGCCTTTGCTGTGGTGCCGGCAGCGTTTCTGCTGGTGTCGTTCATCGTCTTCCTCTACTCCGACACCCGCACGGCGCTAGTGATTTTATTCTCGCTCCCCATGGCTATGTACGTCTCGTTGCTCATTCTTCAAGAGGCCATCATGGAGCTGCGcgccacgctgccgctgctcatgTCCCTGGCCTCGCAGCACATGCAGTTCAAGAAGCTCTACGAGCGCCGCGAGGACCTCGCCAAGCAGGCGCGCCTCATCGTCCACAAGTACGACCCTCAGctagaggaggagatgaaggTGTATGTCGGCGCCGACGACTGCAACGACGACCTGAGCCGTGAGCcgtcgctcttctccttgcGCTACAATGTTCGACGCCGGCAGGCCACGAACTCGTga
- a CDS encoding putative DNA primase large subunit, with translation MQAITASTLPQQYSAGAGEKKALVAMTSADWMTMYEQKPHGNSTLFELEAMVAKRMELLAWIDQRMNSPQAKSFESVLDTIIARLPEERRSSTATDASRGKMVSLGYDETASGSGSGRRSSSRGSTGGAAGSSQAASIVFAPEEDVTSHLLCRFAFCMSERWRDWLVRTERVLLMARIKMEVAKNPLTFLVDLMKHNGLPCAPLSDVQLADPLLQEYLEYRRVKADSARESEGRAENYYAVPLSLATRLIKKRHVLCRAGQAILFRDQVQEVFLAVFCARLNRGLHSAYLARVKQQALEEETAKSTVMAMLDAFLQQFVSDPVDSLQEGVAGTVRAGDVQQLAQTHFPPCMRAVDSHLRREGHLKHHGRFTYGLFLKAIGLSLEDSLELFATLMKVKGGGSVEAFSKTAYGYNVRHNYGMEGKKTSYSSASCATILGLPPVVDQHDCHGCPFRFRDEGALRTMLGKETPNPKGRTYPSVRPAPGDIEDIVSDCKSQHYTRACYKYFMAIHPDARRDTLFRSPYEYFSVSLEFETPSDGTESARSSAGPGKRTSMGLYEDAVRPRTSP, from the coding sequence ATGCAAGCCATCACCGCATCCACGCTGCCCCAGCAGTACAGCGCTGGGGCCGGGGAGAAAAAGGCGCTCGTGGCCATGACATCCGCGGACTGGATGACCATGTACGAACAGAAGCCGCATGGAAACAGTACCCTCTTCGAGCTGGAGGCAATGGTGGCCAAGCGGATGGAGCTTCTCGCATGGATAGACCAGCGGATGAACTCGCCGCAGGCAAAGAGCTTCGAATCGGTGCTCGATACGATCATCGCGCGCCTGCCAGAAGAGCGGCGCTCAAGCACGGCAACAGATGCGTCGCGGGGTAAGATGGTTTCGCTAGGCTACGACGAGACAGCCTCCGGCAGTGGCTCAGGTAGGCGCTCCTCCTCACGTGGATCCACTGGAGGCGCCGCTGGCTCCAGCCAAGCTGCGAGCATTGTGTTCGCGCCGGAGGAGGACGTCACATCGCACCTGCTTTGCCGATTCGCCTTCTGCATGAGTGAGCGGTGGCGAGACTGGCTAGTACGGACGGAGCGGGTGCTGCTGATGGCCCGCATCAAGATGGAGGTGGCGAAGAACCCCTTAACGTTTTTAGTTGACCTGATGAAACACAACGGGCTTCCAtgcgcgccgctgtcggATGTGCAGCTAGCGgacccgctgctgcaggaatACCTCGAGTACCGCCGCGTAAAGGCAGACAGTGCACGCGAGTCGGAGGGGCGGGCAGAGAACTACTATgccgtccctctctccctggcAACACGCCTAATCAAGAAGCGCCACGTGCTGTGCCGCGCTGGTCAAGCTATCCTCTTCCGAGACCAGGTGCAAGAGGTGTTCCTGGCGGTCTTCTGTGCCCGCCTAAATCGCGGCCTGCACAGTGCCTACCTTGCTCGTGTCAAGCAGCAGGCGCTTGAGGAAGAGACCGCCAAGTCCACGGTTATGGCGATGCTCGACGCCTTCCTGCAGCAGTTCGTCTCCGACCCAGTGGACAGCCTGCAGGAGGGCGTCGCTGGAACTGTGAGAGCCGgagatgtgcagcagctggcgcagacACACTTTCCGCCTTGCATGCGTGCAGTTGACTCACACTTGCGCCGCGAGGGGCACCTGAAGCACCACGGCCGCTTCACGTATGGACTGTTTCTCAAAGCCATCGGTCTTTCTCTCGAGGACTCGCTGGAACTGTTCGCCACACTCATGAAGGTCAAGGGCGGCGGCTCTGTCGAGGCCTTCTCGAAGACGGCGTACGGGTACAATGTGCGACACAACTACGGCATGGAGGGCAAGAAGACGAGCTacagctccgcctcctgcgcgACGATCCTCGGCCTGCCACCAGTGGTGGACCAACACGACTGTCACGGCTGCCCATTTCGGTTCCGCGACGAGGGTGCCCTGCGGACGATGCTGGGGAAGGAAACCCCAAATCCGAAGGGGCGCACCTACCCGAGCGTGCGGCCCGCCCCAGGAGACATCGAAGATATCGTCTCCGACTGCAAGTCCCAGCACTACACACGCGCCTGCTACAAGTACTTCATGGCCATCCACCCCGACGCCCGCCGTGACACGCTCTTCCGGTCGCCATACGAGTACTTCAGTGTGAGCCTTGAGTTCGAGACGCCGAGCGACGGCACGGAGTCAGCGAGGTCTTCTGCAGGCCCCGGCAAGCGGACGTCCATGGGGCTTTACGAGGACGCCGTACGCCCTCGTACGTCTCCATAG
- a CDS encoding putative cytochrome c oxidase assembly protein: MLRRCWLRYCIVSTATGGSGAPPPPRKDTNDRSASEQQGRSDGRRRYRIESGYDGAKNYDERGQFFSAFLSLGIISLGCTFLFVPLYRMYCAPTGRGADPKFYTPDAAREREEQNKNYPVPKKLLKVRFLSDVGNTMPIAFVPLQKEVEVLVGEPALAFYSAYNRSNRTLLGVSSYTIAPPEVTNYLNKIQCFCFEEQRFKPHELVEMPVFFYIDRDFLNDPMVNWLDEVIVNYTFFNLEKTKDYIFRSSPR; the protein is encoded by the coding sequence ATGCTTCGTAGGTGCTGGCTGCGGTACTGCATTGTAAGCACTGCGACCGGGGGTAGTGgagctccaccgcctccgcgcaAGGATACTAATGATCGTAGCGCTTCCGAACAGCAAGGAAGAAGTGACGGTAGGCGGCGCTACCGCATCGAGAGTGGATACGACGGAGCTAAGAACTACGACGAGCGCGGCCAGttcttctccgcctttcTCAGTCTCGGTATCATATCGCTGGGGTGTACCTTCTTGTTCGTGCCGCTGTATCGCATGTACTGCGCCCCCACCGGTCGTGGCGCGGATCCGAAGTTCTATACCCctgatgcggcccgcgaaCGCGAAGAGCAGAACAAGAACTACCCAGTTCCCAAGAAGCTGCTGAAGGTGCGGTTCCTCAGTGACGTGGGCAACACGATGCCCATCGCCTTTGTGCCTCTGcagaaggaggtggaggtgctcgTCGGCGAGCCGGCGCTGGCTTTCTACTCTGCGTACAACCGCAGCAATCGCACGCTGCTCGGCGTCTCATCCTATACGATTGCGCCCCCGGAGGTGACAAACTACCTCAACAAGATCCAGTGCTTCTGCTtcgaggagcagcgcttCAAGCCGCACGAGTTGGTGGAGATGCCCGTCTTCTTCTACATTGATCGTGACTTTTTGAATGACCCGATGGTGAATTGGCTGGATGAGGTGATCGTCAACTACACCTTCTTCAACCTCGAGAAGACGAAGGACTACATCTTCCGCTCTAGCCCGCGGTAA
- a CDS encoding putative acetyltransferase — MPVPYEEKTFPPLKGLHIRPMNDSRLCERIKVLDDYCFPVKYTESYYNDYVRHSFHEFNQLAFYHDILVGSITCRLEKTATDGEYVLYIMTIGVLEAYRHMCIGSLLLQTVLSAVHNDTRNRIVAVTLHVQVGSPALEFYRHFNFEEVQLVENYYSDLDECNAILLRRVVPQPHFEYHKKSK, encoded by the coding sequence ATGCCAGTTCCGTACGAGGAGAAGACGTTCCCCCCGCTGAAGGGGCTGCACATCCGGCCTATGAATGACTCACGCCTGTGCGAGCGTATCAAGGTACTGGATGACTATTGCTTCCCGGTGAAGTACACGGAGAGTTACTACAACGACTACGTCCGCCACAGCTTTCACGAGTTTAACCAACTAGCCTTCTACCACGATATTCTAGTCGGCTCCATCACGTGCCGCCTAGAGAAGACCGCCACAGACGGCGAGTACGTCCTCTACATCATGACCATTGGCGTTTTGGAGGCGTACCGCCACATGTGCATCGGCTCTCTGCTGCTACAGACGGTTCTGTCGGCCGTGCACAACGACACCCGCAACCGCATCGTGGCGGTCACGCTGCACGTCCAGGTCGGATCACCTGCGCTGGAGTTCTACCGACACTTCAACTTTGAGGAAGTGCAGCTGGTAGAGAACTACTACTCTGATCTCGACGAGTGCAACGCCattctgctgcgccgtgtcgtgccgcagccgcacttTGAATACCACAAGAAGTCCAAGTAA
- a CDS encoding putative ABC transporter protein, which yields MDLAQLQRILSSHDERVVNIFVSHIPELGLRNIDDCVLEYMLNMLEGQTSSESYLPEEIIVETMKLYFREFNVFSGAEEKLNKSTTAICEQMVNEGITKKPSEESSRLASAVNISRQYEESLKRATMIKSVGKVTAANTNEDWTWEMKRSAAKDMRKKRKDDEKKAMLAEEYEEFLRKRGISSTTAVTKLHHKGEGTNYSTDIRCEAIHIQLGKQVLLDETDLVLLTGHKYGLIGRNGAGKTTLLRALAERELEGVSPFMQILHVEQEIVAGMETPLEVLLATDVERLQLLREEQELLKQNDTEANARLNDVYARLDAIDAHSAEARAATILHGLSFTQDMMTSPTKQLSGGWRMRVALARALFVEPDVLLLDEPTNHLDLFAVLWLEQFLKDWQKTLIVVSHSRTFLNNVCSETIHLVGHHLHYYTGNYDQFEITRVEQERQQKKQHAAQEKHRAHIQAFIDKFRYNANRAKMAQSRIKALERMEMVADVVRDPQFAFTFPDPEPVSGSFIELVDCEFGYKPGVSLFKDVNMGIDENSRIVLVGANGVGKSTLMNVCTGSLQPRSGTVVRNKKIRIAHFAQHNMESLTPQLSSLEFLRTKFPHMEDQQLRAHLGSMGLSGERALQPVYTLSGGQKSRLVLAWITFQKPHLLLLDEPTNHLDIDTVNALIEALLTYNGGLLVISHDEYFITSLCDNIFVCENNTVRKFDGDFAEYRKHVMKIMK from the coding sequence atggacttggcgcagctgcagagaaTCCTCAGCTCGCACGATGAGCGTGTGGTAAACATCTTTGTGAGCCACATCCCCGAGCTGGGACTCCGCAACATCGATGACTGTGTCCTCGAGTACATGCTCAATATGCTGGAGGGGCAGACCTCATCGGAGTCATACCTGCCGGAGGAAATCATTGTGGAGACCATGAAGCTGTACTTCCGCGAGTTCAACGTTTTCAGCGGCGCCGAAGAGAAGCTAAACAAGAGCACTACGGCCATCTGTGAGCAGATGGTGAATGAGGGCATCACGAAGAAGCCGAGCGAGGAGTCGAGCCGGCTCGCCAGTGCCGTCAACATCAGTCGCCAGTACGAGGAGAGCTTGAAGCGGGCAACGATGATCAAGAGCGTTGGCAAGGTCACAGCAGCGAACACGAACGAAGACTGGACGTGGGAGATGAaacgcagcgccgccaagGACATGCGCAAGAAGCGCAAGGATGAcgagaagaaggcgatgcTCGCCGAGGAGTACGAAGAGTTCCTGCGCAAGCGCGGCATTTCCAGCACGACGGCCGTGACAAAACTTCACCACAAGGGCGAAGGCACCAACTACAGCACAGATATCCGCTGCGAAGCCATTCACATCCAACTCGGcaagcaggtgctgctggatgAGACGGACCTTGTGCTCCTGACAGGGCACAAGTACGGCCTCATCGGCCGCAACGGCGCGGGCAAGACGACACTGTTGCGGGCCCTGGCAGAGCGAGAGTTGGAAGGTGTGAGTCCGTTCATGCAGATTCTGCACGTAGAGCAGGAGATCGTGGCGGGGATGGAGACGCCGctcgaggtgctgctggccacCGATGTCGAGCggttgcagctgctgcgtgaggagcaggagctgctgaagcaaAACGATACGGAGGCCAACGCGCGGCTGAACGACGTGTATGCTCGGCTGGACGCAATCGACGCCCACAGTGCCGAGGCGCGCGCGGCCACCATCCTGCATGGCCTGAGCTTCACGCAGGATATGATGACCTCTCCAACCAAGCAGCTGTCCGGTGGTTGGCGCATGCGTGTGGCGCTCGCACGCGCGCTCTTCGTCGAGCccgacgtgctgctgctggatgAGCCGACGAATCACCTCGATCTGTTCGCTGTGCTCTGGCTGGAGCAGTTCCTCAAAGACTGGCAAAAAACGCTGATTGTCGTCTCCCACTCCCGCACCTTCCTCAACAACGTCTGCTCCGAAACAATCCACCTCGTTGGTCACCACCTGCACTACTATACAGGCAACTATGATCAGTTCGAGATCACGCgcgtggagcaggagcggcagcagaagaagcAGCACGCCGCCCAAGAGAAGCATCGGGCGCACATTCAGGCCTTCATCGACAAGTTCCGCTACAACGCGAACCGGGCCAAGATGGCGCAGTCACGCATCAAGGCGCTCGAACGGATGGAGATGGTGGCCGACGTTGTCAGAGATCCGCAGTTTGCCTTCACTTTTCCCGATCCCGAGCCGGTGTCCGGCAGCTTCATCGAGCTTGTGGACTGCGAATTCGGTTACAAGCCCGGGGTCAGCCTTTTCAAGGACGTGAACATGGGCATCGATGAGAACTCGCGCATTGTCCTCGTTGGCGCGAACGGCGTCGGTAAGTCGACCCTTATGAATGTATGCACCGGCAGCCTCCAGCCGCGCAGTGGTACGGTGGTGCGGAACAAGAAGATCCGCATTGCCCACTTTGCCCAGCACAACATGGAAAGCCTCACCCCGCAGTTGTCCTCTCTCGAGTTCCTGCGCACCAAGTTCCCGCACATGGAGGACCAACAGCTGCGTGCGCACCTCGGCAGCATGGGCCTGTCCGGCGAGCGCGCGCTACAGCCGGTCTATACTCTCTCCGGGGGTCAGAAGTCGCGTCTCGTGCTTGCCTGGATCACGTTTCAGAAGCCACACCTGCTGCTACTGGATGAGCCGACGAATCACCTCGATATCGACACGGTGAACGCTCTCATCGAGGCACTTCTGACGTACAACGGCGGGCTGCTTGTCATCTCGCACGACGAGTACTTCATTACGTCCCTGTGCGATAACATCTTTGTGTGCGAGAACAATACCGTGAGGAAGTTTGATGGCGACTTCGCCGAGTACCGCAAGCACGTCATGAAGATAATGAAGTAA
- a CDS encoding putative U2 splicing auxiliary factor — protein MTTHVDRCVFFSRMGACRHGDQCTKLHYRPDTSPTVLFPMMYPNPHAIVHIKDREWNFELDKKYLKKHFEHFYKEVWRTFMEFGRIAELRVVSNLGDHLLGNVYIRFEDPQVASRIVNELRGKKLNAVIVLPELSPVTNFAEACCKEDLESRCQRGEQCNYLHIMKVSRRLLEKLEKEQSKHWKKREKRHEHSSSDRKRSRSRSPADKRW, from the coding sequence ATGACAACTCACGTTGACCGCTGTGTCTTCTTCTCAAGGATGGGTGCATGCCGGCACGGCGATCAGTGCACGAAGCTGCACTACCGCCCCGACACGTCGCCGACAGTGTTGTTCCCCATGATGTACCCGAACCCTCACGCGATTGTGCACATTAAGGACCGTGAGTGGAACTTTGAGCTCGACAAGAAGTACCTGAAGAAGCACTTTGAGCACTTCTACAAGGAAGTGTGGCGCACCTTCATGGAATTTGGCCGTATCGCCGAACTGCGCGTCGTGAGCAACCTCGGCGATCACCTCCTCGGCAACGTGTACATCCGCTTCGAGGacccgcaggtcgcctcgcGTATTGTGAATGAGTTGCGCGGCAAAAAGCTGAACGCGGTTATTGTCCTGCCCGAGTTGTCGCCGGTCACCAACTTTGCCGAGGCGTGCTGCAAGGAGGATCTCGAGAGCCGTTGTCAGCGTGGCGAGCAGTGCAATTACCTCCACATCATGAAGGTGtcgcgccgcctcctcgagaAGCTCGAGAAGGAGCAGTCAAAGCActggaagaaaagagagaagcgccacgAGCACAGCAGTAGCGACCGGAAGCGTAGCCGCTCGCGGTCCCCTGCTGACAAGCGCTGGTGA
- a CDS encoding putative delta-1-pyrroline-5-carboxylate dehydrogenase has translation MLRRTVPFAFAAFKCPPVLNEPMDNFEPGSASAKGTLEACKAARAEVRECPIMIGGKPYTTSNVIKGIIPSDHQVQIAKAYNATPELAKKAVETAVEASKEWSQVPFRDRAAIFYKAAHLLSTKYRHEMRAATILGQSKNPWQAEIDCIAEACDFIRWNIHFAEELYAQQPRSVPNSGVWNTTDYRPLEGFVSAITPFNFTAIAANLAGTPALMGNTVVWKPSPTAVLSNYLMYMIMEEAGLPAGVINFLPCEPAVMDSAVNADPRLAAVVFTGSTRVFTEINKNIYGRLETYRNFPRISGETGGKDFHLVHPSADITHVAACTTRGAFEYQGQKCSACSRLYAPRSCWNALKALLVKGQKQIKMGQPDDFRNFMGAVIDEASFQKNKTHIEVAKAEANNYDIVVGGKCDKSTGYFIDPTIVETRDPRARLMREEIFGPVLTVFVYDDSKPGYWKEVCELVDSTTKYGLTGAVFSRERAPIREADKYLRYAAGNYYVNDKCTGAVVGQQPFGGSRLSGSNDKPGAGQFVTRFVSARSIKENFDVMPTISYPHQLPDVYTL, from the coding sequence ATGCTACGCCGTACCGTGCCCTTTGCTTTCGCGGCCTTCAAGTGTCCGCCTGTGCTGAATGAGCCCATGGACAACTTCGAGCCGGGCTCTGCCTCGGCGAAGGGGACGCTGGAGGCCTGTAAGGCGGCTCGCGCAGAGGTGCGGGAGTGCCCAATCATGATTGGCGGCAAGCCGTACACCACCTCGAACGTCATCAAGGGCATCATTCCCTCGGATCATCAGGTGCAGATAGCCAAAGCCTACAACGCGACGCCGGAGCTcgcgaagaaggcggtggAAACGGCGGTGGAGGCCTCGAAGGAGTGGAGTCAGGTGCCTTTCCGCGACCGCGCGGCCATCTTCTATAAGGCCGCGCACCTCCTATCGACCAAGTACCGCCACGAGATGCGTGCGGCAACAATACTGGGCCAGAGCAAAAACCCGTGGCAGGCGGAGATCGACTGCATCGCGGAGGCGTGCGACTTCATTCGCTGGAACATCCACTTTGCCGAGGAGCTCTACGCACAGCAGCCCCGTTCAGTTCCGAACAGCGGCGTGTGGAACACGACGGACTACCGCCCACTCGAGGGGTTTGTGTCAGCCATCACACCGTTCAATTTCACGGCCATCGCCGCGAACCTCGCTGGCACGCCGGCGCTGATGGGCAACACGGTGGTCTGGAAGCCGAGCCCAACAGCGGTGCTCTCGAACTACCTGATGTACATGATTATGGAGGAGGCAGGGCTGCCGGCTGGCGTCATCAATTTCCTGCCGTGCGAGCCAGCGGTGATGGACAGCGCCGTGAACGCCGACCCGCgcctcgccgctgtcgtcttcacCGGCTCGACTCGCGTCTTTACCGAGATCAACAAGAACATCTACGGCCGCCTCGAAACGTACCGGAACTTCCCACGCATCTCTGGCGAGACGGGCGGGAAGGACTTTCACCTTGTCCACCCTTCCGCCGACATCACTCACGTGGCGGCCTGCACCACCCGTGGCGCCTTCGAGTATCAAGGACAGAAGTGCAGTGCGTGCTCGCGGCTCTACGCGCccaggagctgctggaaTGCGCTGAAGGCGCTGCTCGTCAAGGGTCAGAAGCAGATCAAGATGGGCCAGCCGGACGACTTCCGCAACTTCATGGGCGCCGTCATCGACGAGGCGTCCTTTCAGAAAAATAAAACGCACATCGAAGTCgccaaggcggaggcgaacaaTTACGACATCGTTGTGGGAGGCAAGTGTGACAAGTCGACGGGGTACTTCATTGACCCAACCATCGTCGAGACACGCGATCCACGTGCGCGGCTCATGCGGGAGGAGATTTTTGGCCCTGTGTTGACAGTGTTTGTGTATGATGACAGCAAGCCCGGGTACTGGAAGGAGGTGTGCGAGCTCGTCGACTCGACAACGAAGTACGGCCTCACCGGCGCCGTCTTCTCGCGCGAGCGTGCGCCGATCCGGGAGGCGGACAAGTACCTGCGCTACGCGGCAGGTAACTACTACGTGAACGATAAGTGCACCGGTGCCGTCGTTGGTCAGCAGCCGTTCGGTGGCTCGCGCTTGAGCGGCTCGAACGACAAGCCGGGTGCTGGCCAGTTCGTCACCCGCTTCGTCTCGGCCCGCTCCATCAAGGAGAACTTCGATGTGATGCCTACCATCTCGTACCCGCACCAGCTGCCCGACGTGTACACGCTCTAg
- a CDS encoding putative protein kinase, which translates to MQESNTLIFDVPDAFQVESIIGQGAYGAVCKALFCDDQIAVKKIPHYSRTEDAARRVLREIEILQNLQFCEQVVGCRLFFRPKSEEKDVYVAMDYIPSDLSSVIKNGAITLDESVVRYITCQLLLALRALHRCNVLHRDVSTRNILIHYNSQVFLCDFGLSRFLDPDEQLSFGVVTQWYRAPEIILDAAYSYASDVWSVGVILGELLLRRHLFPGKTNDSANQLQLIFHLVGTPSKDIFDADRSFGRASQNAKNYALAYIEHRPCPSTLVNLLSTAPALHHSTIAAVPPQAVQLAQQLLRFDPAKRPSADEALRHPWFDPCRAFIDEVVQHQDVEEIPVFTQTQNMNLEELVKRIEEVVPVFSEDLLVEDDSAAANSA; encoded by the coding sequence ATGCAGGAGTCAAACACCCTCATATTTGACGTGCCAGACGCGTTCCAGGTGGAGTCCATCATCGGCCAAGGCGCGTACGGGGCGGTCTGCAAGGCTCTCTTCTGCGATGACCAGATCGCAGTGAAGAAGATCCCGCACTACTCGCGCACCGAAGACGCGGCGCGCcgggtgctgcgcgagatTGAAATTCTGCAAAACCTTCAGTTCTGCGAGCAGGTAGTTGGCTGCCGCCTTTTCTTCCGACCCAAGAGCGAGGAGAAAGACGTGTACGTGGCGATGGACTACATTCCGTCAGACCTGTCGTCTGTCATCAAGAACGGCGCCATCACACTCGACGAGAGCGTCGTGCGGTACATCACGTGCCAActcctgctggcgctgcgcgcaCTGCACCGCTGCAACGTGCTGCACCGCGACGTGAGCACCCGCAACATTCTGATCCACTACAACTCGCAGGTGTTTCTGTGCGACTTCGGGCTCAGCCGCTTCTTGGACCCGGATGAGCAGCTCAGCTTCGGTGTTGTGACGCAGTGGTACCGCGCCCCGGAGATCATCCTCGACGCGGCTTACAGCTACGCGAGCGACGTGTGGAGCGTTGGCGTCATTCTcggtgagctgctgctgcgccgccacctgtTCCCTGGAAAGACGAATGACTCCGCGAaccagctgcagctcatcTTTCACCTGGTTGGCACACCCTCCAAGGATATCTTCGACGCTGATCGCTCCTTCGGCCGCGCCAGCCAGAATGCCAAGAATTACGCGCTGGCTTACATCGAGCACCGCCCGTGTCCGTCTACGCTGGTGAATCTCTTGTCCACCGCGCCGGCACTGCACCACTCGACTATcgcagcggtgccaccgcAGGCAGTGCAGCTCGCTCAGCAACTTCTGCGCTTCGACCCAGCTAAGCGACCGAGCGCTGATGAGGCCCTGCGACACCCGTGGTTTGATCCGTGCCGCGCCTTCATTGatgaggtggtgcagcaccagGACGTAGAGGAGATCCCGGTGTTCACGCAGACGCAGAACATGAACCTGGAAGAGCTAGTCAAGCGCatcgaggaggtggtgccggTCTTCTCTGAGGATCTGCTCGTGGAGGACGACAGTGCTGCCGCGAACAGTGCTTAG